The Vicia villosa cultivar HV-30 ecotype Madison, WI linkage group LG1, Vvil1.0, whole genome shotgun sequence genome includes a region encoding these proteins:
- the LOC131609909 gene encoding zinc finger BED domain-containing protein RICESLEEPER 2-like: protein MVDDLIDIELLLGDIGEEGTTDGGNLELGEMMDMEVPVPSDTTTQTNPTDNTTTKTPTQNTTNTNTDASTPQVAQAQSSQSQRNADGRARRPKKSAVHSEMVLIVGPYGIKKWKCRWCGKLYTYDAKWKSTSNGKKHLDACIQVRLRLKGNNEKEFAQSRLNIGDNTPSLATWTYNHARVREIAAHMILGHEFPFCVMEGVIFNEFLKEIYPWYRKITRQHVKFDCETFYEAERIKMKRSMALINRVSLTTDLWWSGEQRIGYMTVTGHFIDSKWQLHKRVLSFKNVPPPYSGEVLCRELIKVMNDWGIRDKVASISVDNASANDNCIARLKRDYSGRRNLPLDGKLFHVRCCAHILNLLVQDGLDMIKVFVDKIRNGVKYLLNSETRCKSFKKIVDEL from the coding sequence ATGGTGGATGATCTTATTGATATTGAGTTGTTGCTTGGTGACATTGGGGAAGAGGGGACAACTGATGGAGGTAATTTAGAGCTTGGTGAGATGATGGATATGGAGGTTCCAGTTCCGAGTGATACAACTACTCAAACCAACCCCACTGATAATACTACTACTAAGACCCCCACTCAAAATACTACAAACACAAACACTGATGCTTCAACCCCTCAAGTTGCCCAAGCTCAGAGTTCCCAGAGTCAGAGAAATGCCGATGGTAGAGCTCGTCGTCCCAAAAAATCTGCTGTTCATTCTGAAATGGTGCTTATTGTAGGTCCATATGGCATTAAGAAGTGGAAGTGCAGATGGTGTGGAAAGCTTTACACATATGATGCAAAGTGGAAGAGTACCTCTAATGGTAAGAAACATTTAGATGCTTGTATTCAGGTAAGGTTAAGGTTGAAAGGAAATAATGAGAAAGAGTTTGCTCAGTCTAGATTAAACATAGGTGATAATACTCCTAGTTTAGCTACTTGGACATATAATCATGCTAGGGTTAGAGAAATTGCAGCACACATGATTCTAGGTCATGAATTTCCTTTTTGTGTTATGGAAGGTGTTATTTTTAATGAGTTTCTAAAAGAGATTTATCCATGGTACAGAAAGATTACTAGGCAACATGTTAAGTTTGATTGTGAGACATTTTATGAAGCTGAGAGAATTAAAATGAAAAGGTCTATGGCTTTGATTAACAGGGTCAGTCTCACCACTGACTTGTGGTGGTCTGGTGAACAGAGGATAGGCTATATGACTGTGACTGGTCATTTCATTGATTCAAAATGGCAGCTTCATAAAAGAGttttatcttttaagaatgtgCCACCACCATATTCTGGAGAGGTTTTGTGCAGGGAACTGATAAAGGTAATGAATGATTGGGGAATAAGGGATAAGGTAGCATCTATTTCTGTTGATAATGCCAGTGCCAATGATAATTGCATTGCTAGGTTGAAGAGAGATTATTCTGGTAGGAGAAATTTACCCTTAGATGGTAAGTTATTTCATGTAAGGTGTTGTGCACACATCTTAAATTTGTTGGTGCAGGATGGGCTTGATATGATTAAGGTGTTTGTTGATAAGATAAGAAATGGTGTCAAATACTTGCTCAATTCTGAAACAAGATGCAAATCATTCAAAAAGATTGTTGATGAGTTGTAA